One genomic segment of Chitinophaga parva includes these proteins:
- the rhaT gene encoding L-rhamnose/proton symporter RhaT: protein MQALLGVIFHFIGGFASGSFYLPYKKVKGWSWESYWLAGGLFSWLIVPLVAAWLTVPGFMNIIHAAPTSVLGWTFLLGLLWGIGGLTFGLSMRYLGMSLGMSVALGFTSAFGSLVPPIYRDLFAPDSGVTFTQMLHSKGGVIVLIGVAVCLIGIGICGRAGMLKEKVLTPEEQKVGVKEFNLSKGLIVATISGILSACFNFGIEAGRSMAVVAEANGANPLFRNNVIFVVILWGGLTTNVLWCIYLNLKNKSYRDYGNRSTPLAANYIFSALAGTTWFLQFFFYGMGESRLGNGASSWILHMAFIILVSNCWGIALKEWKGVDRKTWTAISLGIATIMLSVLLVGWGNSVGG from the coding sequence ATGCAGGCACTCCTGGGTGTTATATTCCACTTTATCGGCGGTTTCGCCTCCGGCAGTTTTTACCTGCCGTATAAAAAAGTAAAAGGCTGGTCCTGGGAAAGCTATTGGCTGGCCGGCGGTTTGTTTTCCTGGCTCATTGTTCCCCTGGTAGCGGCCTGGCTCACGGTGCCCGGCTTTATGAACATCATCCATGCAGCGCCCACCAGCGTGCTGGGATGGACGTTTTTACTGGGCCTGCTGTGGGGCATTGGTGGCTTGACTTTTGGGCTATCTATGCGTTACTTGGGGATGTCCCTGGGCATGTCTGTAGCGTTGGGTTTTACCTCGGCTTTCGGCTCCCTGGTGCCGCCCATTTACCGGGACCTGTTTGCGCCGGACAGCGGCGTTACCTTTACCCAGATGCTACATAGCAAGGGAGGCGTGATCGTGCTCATTGGCGTGGCGGTATGCCTTATCGGGATTGGTATCTGCGGCCGTGCCGGCATGCTCAAGGAAAAGGTGCTCACGCCGGAAGAACAAAAGGTGGGCGTAAAAGAATTTAACCTTAGCAAGGGCCTGATCGTGGCTACGATATCCGGCATCCTGAGCGCCTGTTTCAATTTCGGCATAGAAGCCGGCAGGTCCATGGCCGTAGTGGCCGAGGCGAACGGGGCCAACCCCCTGTTCCGCAACAACGTGATCTTCGTGGTCATTCTCTGGGGCGGCCTCACTACGAACGTGCTGTGGTGCATTTATCTCAATTTGAAAAACAAAAGCTACCGTGACTATGGCAACAGGTCCACGCCACTGGCGGCTAACTATATTTTTTCCGCACTGGCAGGTACCACGTGGTTCCTCCAGTTCTTTTTCTACGGCATGGGCGAAAGCCGCCTGGGCAACGGCGCCAGCTCCTGGATCCTGCACATGGCTTTCATCATCCTGGTGTCTAACTGCTGGGGCATCGCCCTCAAGGAATGGAAGGGCGTGGACCGTAAAACCTGGACCGCCATTTCCCTCGGCATTGCCACCATCATGCTTTCCGTACTGCTGGTAGGGTGGGGGAATAGCGTGGGTGGTTAA
- a CDS encoding TIM barrel protein: protein MLLHRTSIEDHNAALLAAHQRRLQYLRSEVPQVDDVLPLLTDLQIAIPSWALGTGGTRFGRFSGGGEPRSIAEKIEDVGLLHALNQSSGSISLHIPWDVPENHASIRSLAAQHGLRFDAVNSNTFQDQPGQQHSYKFGSLQHVDKAVRKQAIEHNIEVIRQGVELGSKALSVWLSDGSCFPGQLNFRKAFQNTLESLQEIYAALPADWKLWLEYKAFEPNFYSTTVADWGQSYLYVSKLGPKAFTLVDLGHHLPNANIEQIVSLLLMEGRLGGFHFNDSKYGDDDLTTGSIRPYQLFLIFNELVEGMDARHMNHAQDLGWMIDASHNVKDPLEDLLQSVEAIKLAYAQALIVDRKALAAAQANNDVVRAQEILQAAFRTDLRPLLAESRLRAGAALAPLQLFRELNVRQSLIKERGTTAVATGL, encoded by the coding sequence ATGCTGCTACACCGCACGTCCATTGAAGACCATAATGCCGCCTTGCTGGCCGCCCACCAGCGCCGCCTGCAATACCTGCGCAGTGAAGTGCCGCAGGTAGACGATGTATTGCCTTTACTGACCGACTTACAGATAGCTATTCCCAGCTGGGCATTGGGCACCGGTGGTACCCGCTTCGGCCGTTTTTCCGGCGGTGGAGAGCCCCGCAGCATTGCAGAGAAAATTGAGGACGTAGGCCTGCTGCATGCCCTCAACCAGAGCAGTGGCAGCATTTCCCTGCACATACCCTGGGACGTGCCGGAAAACCACGCCAGCATCCGTTCCCTGGCCGCCCAGCATGGGCTGCGCTTTGATGCAGTGAACTCCAATACTTTCCAGGACCAGCCGGGCCAGCAACACAGCTACAAATTTGGCTCCCTGCAGCACGTGGACAAAGCCGTGCGCAAACAAGCCATCGAGCACAATATTGAAGTGATACGCCAGGGAGTGGAGTTGGGCTCAAAGGCGCTCTCCGTGTGGCTTTCAGACGGGTCCTGCTTCCCGGGGCAACTCAACTTCCGCAAAGCATTTCAAAACACGCTGGAAAGCCTGCAGGAGATCTACGCAGCCCTGCCGGCAGACTGGAAACTGTGGCTGGAGTACAAAGCATTTGAACCTAATTTCTATTCCACTACGGTGGCAGACTGGGGCCAGTCTTACCTGTACGTGAGCAAGCTGGGGCCTAAAGCCTTTACCCTGGTGGACCTGGGCCATCACCTGCCCAATGCGAACATTGAACAGATCGTGTCCCTGCTGCTCATGGAAGGACGCCTGGGTGGTTTCCACTTCAATGATTCCAAATACGGGGATGACGACCTCACCACCGGCAGCATCCGCCCTTACCAGCTGTTCCTTATTTTCAATGAACTGGTGGAAGGCATGGACGCGCGCCATATGAACCACGCACAGGACCTGGGCTGGATGATCGACGCATCGCACAACGTGAAAGACCCGCTGGAAGACCTGCTGCAAAGCGTGGAAGCCATTAAACTGGCCTATGCACAGGCCCTGATCGTGGACCGCAAGGCACTGGCTGCCGCACAGGCGAATAACGACGTGGTGCGCGCCCAGGAAATATTGCAGGCCGCCTTCCGCACAGACCTCCGCCCCCTGCTGGCCGAAAGCCGCCTGCGGGCCGGTGCCGCGCTGGCGCCCCTGCAACTGTTCCGTGAACTGAACGTAAGACAATCCCTCATTAAAGAACGCGGCACCACTGCCGTGGCTACCGGACTTTAG
- a CDS encoding FGGY-family carbohydrate kinase: MQRIPVIVIFDIGKTNKKCLLFDTHYQLVKEHSVQLPEVPDEDGYPAEDVHALGAWVRNTFRELQQLGEYEIRAVNFSGYGASFVWLDEQGKPVAPLYNYLKPYPEALEQQFAATYGTAAKVARETASPVLGSLNSGMQLYRMKQEQPATYARARYCLHLPQYLSYLLTGQAFTDITSIGCHTRLWNFTANAYHHWVTAEGLPDKLAPLHAADEALHVAVNGREISAGIGLHDSSAALIPYLSGFHEPFVLLSTGTWCISLNPFNHTPLTDAELQQDCLCYLDYKGRPVKASRLFAGHGHEQLVKALAKHYNKPLHYYRTVWYDPLLAAGLQPGALEGLTLARLEQYPDYETAYHQWVVSLMALQKRSLELVLENAPVKRIFVDGGFSGNPLFMHLLAAAFPQVEVYAAAMPQASALGAALAIHTAWNDKPLPADLIELKYYAAPAPQALVPPEGGPGSENSTPGNEYP; this comes from the coding sequence ATGCAACGTATACCCGTGATCGTGATCTTTGATATCGGGAAGACAAACAAGAAATGTTTGCTTTTCGATACCCACTACCAGCTGGTAAAGGAGCATAGTGTGCAACTGCCGGAAGTCCCTGATGAAGATGGCTACCCGGCAGAAGATGTGCATGCGCTGGGGGCCTGGGTGCGCAATACTTTCCGGGAGTTGCAGCAGCTGGGGGAATATGAGATCCGCGCGGTGAACTTTTCCGGTTATGGGGCCAGTTTTGTATGGCTGGACGAACAAGGGAAGCCCGTAGCGCCGCTGTATAACTACCTGAAACCTTATCCCGAAGCACTGGAGCAACAGTTTGCCGCCACGTATGGTACTGCCGCCAAAGTGGCCAGGGAAACGGCTTCCCCGGTGCTGGGCAGTCTTAATTCCGGCATGCAGCTATACCGCATGAAGCAGGAGCAACCAGCTACGTATGCCCGTGCCCGTTATTGCCTGCACTTACCGCAATACCTCAGTTACCTGCTCACCGGGCAGGCATTTACAGATATTACCAGCATTGGCTGCCATACCCGCCTGTGGAACTTTACAGCAAATGCCTATCATCACTGGGTGACGGCGGAAGGCCTGCCGGACAAGCTGGCGCCTTTGCATGCGGCGGATGAAGCCCTGCACGTAGCGGTGAACGGGCGGGAGATTTCCGCGGGCATAGGCCTGCACGACAGCTCTGCCGCGCTGATCCCCTACCTGTCCGGCTTTCATGAGCCGTTTGTGTTGCTGAGCACCGGTACCTGGTGCATCAGCCTGAATCCTTTTAACCACACACCGCTTACAGACGCGGAGCTGCAGCAGGATTGCCTTTGCTACCTGGATTACAAAGGCAGGCCCGTAAAGGCCAGCCGCCTGTTTGCAGGGCACGGGCATGAGCAGCTGGTAAAGGCGCTGGCAAAGCATTATAACAAGCCCCTGCACTATTACCGCACCGTATGGTACGATCCTTTGCTGGCCGCCGGCCTGCAACCCGGTGCCCTGGAGGGGCTTACCCTGGCCCGCCTGGAGCAATACCCGGATTATGAAACGGCTTATCACCAATGGGTGGTATCGCTTATGGCGTTGCAAAAAAGATCGCTGGAACTGGTGCTGGAAAACGCGCCGGTGAAGCGCATCTTCGTGGACGGGGGCTTTAGCGGTAACCCGTTGTTCATGCATTTACTGGCAGCGGCATTTCCCCAGGTAGAGGTATATGCCGCCGCCATGCCACAGGCATCCGCGTTGGGTGCAGCCCTGGCCATCCACACCGCCTGGAATGACAAGCCTTTGCCGGCAGATCTCATTGAGCTGAAGTACTATGCCGCACCCGCTCCGCAAGCGCTTGTCCCGCCGGAGGGGGGCCCCGGGAGCGAAAATTCAACCCCGGGGAATGAATATCCCTAA
- a CDS encoding glycosyl hydrolase translates to MKRKQHFAVLLSMLFFANRLMAQGPGTALYRGFQQPPDSVKPSVYWYWLSGNVSPGGVTRDVAAMSQVGIGRAFIGNIGLGAEVPAGPVQFFSPEWWTVTRAAMQAGADHHVAIGLFNGPGWSQSGGPWIKPGQSMRYLAASTTTVQGGQYITQKLPAPGKDFQDVAVLAIPAAPAAPVWNITSELTVTGIRNLTDDNITTTVQLPDSIHRMELRLQSAAPCTVRTLVLQGGQHAFYAKGRLEVNTGAGYKEVTSFEYDRSNPADNVGFMPWAPVVIALPPTPGKDFRLLLEEARGGISLADVQLDTLARVARYPEKQLGKMFPAPQPLWDTYLWPNDSPDTAQALSTRQVLDITRFMQPDGTLRWQAPRSAEPGVKGNTATTRWTILRMGMLPTGVHNAPATPDATGLEVDKLSAMAMAAHFSAFVKRVYDSLAPAQRSAFKYVVADSYETGSQNWTDDMRTAFRKTYGYDPLPWLPVLTGRVVGSPDQSSRFLWDLRRLVADRIAYQYVGALRRESHRLGLGLWLENYGHWGFPAEFLQYGGQSDEVGGEFWSEGALGSVELRDASSAAHIYGKTKVSAESFTAALATYYRYPAMLKKRGDWSFTEGVNNTLLHVFISQPDDSLRPGINAWFGTEFNRGNTWFKEGKAFIDYVRRCNYLLQQGLPVKDVAYFIGEDAPKMSGIRQPELPQGYDFDYINAEVLLTRAQVKDGTLVLPDGLRYRVLVLPPQTTMRPALLRKLDTLVRAGAVVVGPAPQQSPSLQDYPRADAMVQQLATKLWSRETIHHAGKGMVIHDMPLRDVFALLQLQPDLEWQQQPVLFTHRRTADGSDIYFISNQADSMIAFRPVFRVKALQPTYWDAVTGSARALPEYAQTPTGTAVPLTLAPAQSVFIVFNKRAGLQAINRRNFPEQRVLQTIQGTWQLQLDSLHLQLDTLQDWTTLADKRARYFSGSGVYEISVPVDSVPAHGPVLLDLGKVSAIAHVQVNGTDAGTVWTAPWQADVSHALKRGRNTIRITVVNTWVNALVGDQQLPKAQRKLHLSYDPFHADTPLQPAGLLGPVTLRAEVQ, encoded by the coding sequence ATGAAACGGAAACAACACTTTGCTGTACTGCTATCAATGCTCTTTTTTGCAAACCGCCTCATGGCCCAGGGGCCCGGTACCGCTTTGTACCGGGGCTTCCAGCAGCCGCCGGACAGCGTAAAGCCATCGGTGTACTGGTACTGGTTGTCGGGCAATGTTTCACCCGGTGGCGTTACCCGGGATGTGGCGGCTATGTCACAGGTGGGTATCGGGCGCGCCTTTATTGGCAACATTGGCCTGGGTGCGGAAGTGCCCGCAGGCCCCGTGCAGTTCTTTTCCCCGGAATGGTGGACGGTAACCCGCGCTGCTATGCAGGCGGGAGCGGATCATCATGTGGCCATCGGCCTGTTTAACGGGCCGGGATGGAGCCAGTCCGGCGGCCCGTGGATCAAGCCGGGACAGTCCATGCGCTACCTGGCGGCCAGCACCACCACGGTGCAGGGCGGGCAGTATATTACACAAAAGCTCCCAGCACCAGGCAAAGACTTCCAGGACGTAGCGGTACTGGCCATCCCTGCTGCACCGGCAGCCCCGGTATGGAACATTACTTCAGAACTAACGGTAACGGGTATACGTAATCTTACAGATGATAACATCACTACCACGGTGCAGCTGCCGGACAGTATACACCGCATGGAGCTGCGCCTGCAAAGCGCAGCTCCATGCACAGTGCGCACGCTGGTGCTGCAGGGCGGGCAACATGCGTTTTATGCAAAAGGGCGGCTGGAAGTGAATACCGGAGCCGGTTATAAAGAAGTAACAAGCTTTGAATACGACCGCAGCAACCCGGCAGACAATGTGGGCTTCATGCCCTGGGCACCGGTAGTGATAGCCCTGCCGCCCACGCCAGGCAAGGATTTCCGCCTGTTGCTGGAAGAAGCCAGGGGCGGCATTTCCCTGGCGGACGTGCAACTGGATACCCTGGCGCGGGTGGCCCGCTATCCTGAAAAACAGTTGGGTAAAATGTTTCCCGCGCCGCAACCCCTGTGGGATACTTATCTGTGGCCCAATGACAGCCCTGATACAGCGCAGGCATTATCCACCCGCCAGGTGCTGGACATTACCCGCTTTATGCAGCCGGATGGCACGCTGCGCTGGCAGGCGCCCCGTTCCGCTGAACCGGGTGTTAAGGGCAACACCGCCACCACCCGCTGGACCATCCTCCGCATGGGCATGTTGCCCACGGGCGTACATAACGCCCCTGCCACGCCGGATGCCACGGGCCTGGAAGTGGACAAACTCTCCGCCATGGCCATGGCGGCACATTTCAGCGCTTTTGTAAAACGGGTGTATGATAGCCTGGCCCCGGCACAACGCAGCGCCTTTAAATACGTGGTGGCAGACAGTTACGAAACCGGCTCCCAGAACTGGACGGATGATATGCGTACGGCCTTTCGTAAAACTTATGGCTATGATCCGCTGCCCTGGCTGCCCGTGCTTACCGGCAGGGTAGTGGGCAGCCCGGATCAGAGCAGCCGTTTCCTGTGGGACCTGCGCCGCCTGGTGGCAGACCGTATTGCGTACCAATATGTAGGTGCACTGCGCCGGGAAAGCCATCGCCTGGGCCTGGGTCTCTGGCTGGAAAACTACGGCCACTGGGGCTTCCCGGCGGAGTTTCTTCAATACGGCGGGCAGAGTGATGAAGTGGGGGGTGAGTTCTGGAGCGAAGGCGCCCTGGGCAGTGTGGAGCTGCGCGATGCATCTTCTGCGGCACACATTTATGGCAAGACCAAAGTATCTGCAGAATCATTTACCGCGGCCCTGGCCACGTATTACCGCTACCCGGCCATGTTGAAAAAACGCGGCGACTGGTCTTTCACGGAAGGTGTGAATAACACGTTGCTGCACGTATTCATTTCCCAACCCGACGATAGCCTGCGACCCGGTATCAACGCATGGTTTGGTACTGAGTTTAACCGGGGCAACACCTGGTTTAAAGAAGGGAAGGCGTTCATTGACTATGTGCGCCGTTGTAATTACTTACTGCAACAAGGCCTGCCGGTAAAGGACGTTGCTTATTTTATTGGGGAGGATGCACCGAAGATGAGCGGCATCCGCCAGCCGGAACTGCCCCAGGGATATGATTTTGACTACATCAATGCGGAAGTGCTGCTTACACGGGCGCAGGTAAAAGACGGGACGCTGGTGCTGCCGGATGGCCTGCGCTACCGCGTGCTGGTATTACCCCCGCAAACCACCATGCGGCCTGCTTTGCTGCGCAAGCTGGATACCCTGGTGCGCGCAGGGGCCGTGGTGGTGGGCCCTGCACCGCAGCAATCTCCCAGCCTGCAGGATTATCCCCGTGCAGATGCCATGGTGCAACAACTGGCCACAAAACTTTGGAGCCGGGAAACCATACACCACGCAGGCAAGGGCATGGTGATCCATGACATGCCGCTGCGGGATGTATTTGCATTGCTGCAATTGCAGCCAGACCTGGAATGGCAGCAACAACCGGTGCTCTTCACCCACCGCCGCACGGCAGATGGTAGTGACATTTATTTCATCAGCAACCAGGCGGATAGCATGATTGCCTTCCGCCCGGTGTTCCGCGTAAAGGCGCTGCAGCCCACGTACTGGGATGCGGTGACCGGCAGCGCACGCGCCTTGCCGGAATACGCCCAAACGCCCACTGGTACGGCCGTGCCGCTTACCCTGGCGCCAGCGCAAAGCGTCTTTATCGTGTTTAATAAACGGGCCGGTTTGCAGGCAATAAACCGCCGTAATTTCCCGGAACAACGGGTGCTGCAAACCATACAAGGCACCTGGCAATTGCAGCTGGACAGCCTGCACCTGCAACTGGATACGCTGCAGGACTGGACCACGCTGGCAGACAAACGCGCCCGTTATTTTTCCGGCAGCGGGGTGTATGAAATTTCCGTTCCTGTAGATAGCGTACCTGCACACGGCCCGGTATTGCTGGATCTGGGGAAAGTAAGCGCCATAGCCCATGTACAGGTGAATGGCACAGACGCCGGCACGGTGTGGACGGCACCCTGGCAGGCAGACGTTTCGCACGCGCTGAAGCGGGGACGCAATACCATCCGCATTACGGTGGTGAACACGTGGGTGAACGCGCTGGTGGGCGATCAGCAACTGCCCAAAGCACAACGGAAGTTGCACCTGAGCTATGACCCGTTCCATGCGGACACGCCTTTACAACCCGCGGGCCTGCTGGGCCCTGTAACACTGCGGGCGGAAGTGCAGTAA
- a CDS encoding GntR family transcriptional regulator, producing the protein MKASKLFDMIAVDEFSATPKYLQLTNAILNAISAGKIEKDDPLPSINELSYQLEISRDTAEKGYRYLKKIGVLASVPGKGYFIRNTGFRQMLKICLLFNKLSAHKKIIYDAFVAALGEHVAIDFYIYNNDFGLFKKILNNKKGEYSHYVVIPHFLEGGEHAHEIINTIPPEKLLLLDKILPGIQGEYAAVYENFANDIYNALEQALEQLSKYRTIKIIFPRNSYYPVEIQRGVNRFCQDYAFNYRQVHKVAEEPIEEGDVFLSVMEDDLVLLIERLISMQLKVGEQVGVISYNETPLKKIILNGITTVSTDFRQMGSAAARMILDNERRHVEIPFHLTLRSSL; encoded by the coding sequence ATGAAAGCATCCAAGCTGTTTGATATGATCGCGGTGGACGAATTTTCCGCCACGCCAAAATATTTACAACTCACCAATGCCATCCTCAACGCCATCAGCGCCGGCAAGATCGAGAAAGACGATCCCCTGCCCAGCATCAATGAACTGAGTTACCAGCTGGAGATCTCCCGTGACACCGCAGAGAAAGGCTACCGCTATCTCAAAAAAATAGGCGTGCTGGCCTCCGTGCCGGGCAAAGGATATTTTATCCGCAACACCGGCTTCCGCCAGATGTTGAAAATATGCCTGCTCTTCAACAAACTCAGCGCGCACAAAAAGATCATTTACGATGCGTTTGTAGCCGCCCTGGGTGAGCATGTAGCCATCGATTTTTATATCTACAACAACGACTTTGGCCTCTTCAAGAAAATACTGAACAACAAGAAGGGAGAGTATTCCCATTACGTGGTGATCCCGCATTTCCTGGAAGGAGGGGAGCACGCGCACGAGATCATCAACACCATTCCCCCGGAAAAATTACTGCTGCTGGATAAGATACTGCCTGGCATCCAGGGGGAATATGCAGCGGTGTATGAAAATTTTGCCAACGATATTTACAACGCGCTGGAACAGGCGCTGGAGCAGCTGAGCAAGTACCGCACCATCAAGATCATTTTCCCGCGCAACAGTTACTATCCCGTGGAGATCCAGCGGGGCGTGAACCGCTTCTGCCAGGACTATGCCTTCAATTACCGGCAGGTGCACAAGGTGGCGGAAGAGCCCATAGAGGAAGGGGATGTGTTCCTGAGCGTGATGGAAGACGACCTGGTGCTGCTCATTGAGCGCCTCATTTCCATGCAGCTGAAAGTGGGAGAGCAGGTGGGGGTTATTTCCTACAATGAAACCCCGCTGAAGAAGATCATCCTCAACGGCATTACCACCGTGAGCACGGATTTCCGGCAGATGGGCTCCGCCGCCGCCCGCATGATCCTGGACAATGAGCGCCGCCACGTGGAGATCCCATTCCACCTTACACTGCGGTCATCGCTCTGA
- a CDS encoding bifunctional aldolase/short-chain dehydrogenase, giving the protein MKTKEFKHVSYLWDERKAAELAGDEVGLLIYRSNLLGADLRLTNYGGGNTSCKAVVKDPLTGQDTEVMWVKGSGGDIGTLKRSGLAALYVDKLRGLEKVYRGLAHEDEMVRLFNYCLFDLDSKAPSIDTPLHGFLPFHHIDHLHPDAAIAIAAAKDGKRITQELFGGTLGWVEWQRPGFDLGLKLRQCLQDNPGIRGIMLGSHGLFTWGNTAYESYVNTLEVIETCAAYVEANYNKVKPVFGGARITAQAPEKRQQQAIALAPVLRGFCSTHQHMVGHFTDDARVLEFINSHDLGRLAPLGTSCPDHFLRTKIAPLVLDLAPDAELKDVKALKEKLAPAFEAYRADYKAYYESCKHADSPAMRDANPVVILYPGVGMFTFAKDKQTARVAAEFYINAINVMKGAEAISEYTSLPRQEAFDIEYWLLEEAKLQRMPKPKALSGRIALVTGSAGGIGRAIARKFADEGAVVVINDNDAERLSVAKAAFEKQYGRDAFITAPLDVTDIHQIQGAFDASCLAFGGVDIIVNCAGLSVSKPLEDHTSADWDLLYDVLVKGQFLVTQAGVNILRKQDQGGDVINIVSKNALVSGPNNAGYGSAKAAQLHLGRLNAAELGPDRIRVNTVNPDAVIADSKIWEGAWAEGRAKAYGVKVEDLPAFYAKRTLLNEIILPEDIANACFVFVGGLLNKSTGNVLNVDGGVAMAFVR; this is encoded by the coding sequence ATGAAAACCAAAGAATTCAAACACGTAAGCTACCTCTGGGATGAGCGTAAGGCAGCAGAACTGGCGGGCGATGAAGTGGGGCTGCTCATTTACCGTTCTAACTTACTGGGCGCCGATCTGCGGCTCACTAATTATGGCGGGGGCAATACTTCCTGCAAGGCCGTGGTGAAAGATCCGCTGACCGGCCAGGACACGGAAGTGATGTGGGTGAAAGGCAGCGGCGGCGATATCGGTACGCTGAAACGCAGCGGGCTGGCTGCTTTATACGTGGATAAGCTGAGAGGCCTGGAAAAGGTGTACCGGGGCCTGGCGCATGAAGATGAAATGGTGCGCCTCTTCAACTATTGCCTGTTTGACCTGGATTCAAAAGCGCCTTCCATCGATACGCCTTTGCATGGGTTCCTGCCCTTCCATCATATTGACCACCTGCATCCCGATGCGGCCATCGCCATTGCGGCAGCAAAGGATGGCAAACGCATTACACAGGAATTATTTGGCGGCACCCTGGGTTGGGTGGAGTGGCAAAGACCAGGCTTTGACCTGGGCCTGAAGCTCCGCCAGTGCCTGCAGGACAATCCCGGTATTCGTGGTATTATGCTGGGATCGCACGGGCTCTTTACCTGGGGCAACACCGCCTATGAAAGTTATGTGAACACATTGGAAGTGATCGAGACCTGTGCCGCTTACGTAGAAGCGAATTATAACAAAGTGAAGCCCGTATTTGGCGGCGCACGCATCACGGCACAGGCGCCCGAAAAACGCCAGCAGCAAGCCATTGCACTGGCACCGGTACTGCGTGGTTTTTGTTCCACGCACCAGCACATGGTGGGCCACTTTACCGATGATGCCCGCGTGCTGGAATTCATCAACTCCCATGACCTGGGCCGCCTGGCACCCCTGGGAACCTCCTGCCCGGACCACTTCCTGCGCACCAAAATAGCACCCCTGGTGCTGGACCTGGCGCCGGATGCGGAATTGAAAGATGTAAAAGCACTGAAGGAAAAACTGGCCCCCGCATTTGAAGCGTACCGCGCGGATTACAAAGCATATTATGAAAGTTGCAAGCACGCGGACAGTCCCGCCATGCGCGATGCCAACCCGGTGGTGATCCTGTATCCCGGCGTGGGCATGTTCACCTTTGCCAAGGATAAGCAGACCGCGCGCGTAGCGGCAGAATTTTATATCAATGCCATCAACGTCATGAAAGGCGCGGAGGCGATCTCAGAATACACCTCGCTGCCCCGCCAGGAAGCATTTGACATTGAATACTGGTTGCTCGAAGAGGCCAAGCTGCAGCGCATGCCCAAGCCCAAGGCGCTGAGCGGGCGCATAGCACTGGTAACCGGCAGCGCCGGTGGCATAGGCCGCGCCATTGCCAGGAAATTTGCCGACGAAGGCGCCGTGGTGGTGATCAATGATAATGATGCGGAAAGACTGTCCGTGGCTAAAGCTGCATTTGAAAAACAATATGGCCGGGATGCCTTTATCACTGCGCCCCTGGACGTAACGGATATACACCAGATCCAGGGCGCTTTTGATGCATCCTGCCTGGCATTTGGCGGCGTGGATATTATTGTGAACTGCGCCGGCCTCTCTGTTTCTAAACCGCTGGAGGACCATACCAGCGCGGATTGGGACCTGCTTTACGATGTACTGGTGAAAGGACAGTTCCTGGTCACACAAGCCGGCGTAAACATCCTGCGCAAGCAGGACCAGGGCGGCGATGTGATCAACATCGTGAGTAAGAACGCGCTGGTGTCTGGTCCTAACAATGCCGGTTATGGCAGTGCCAAAGCCGCGCAGCTGCACCTGGGCCGCCTCAACGCGGCAGAACTGGGGCCAGACCGCATCCGCGTGAACACCGTAAACCCCGACGCCGTGATCGCAGACAGCAAGATCTGGGAAGGCGCCTGGGCGGAGGGCCGCGCCAAAGCATACGGCGTAAAGGTGGAAGACCTGCCCGCGTTCTATGCCAAACGCACCCTGCTCAACGAGATCATCCTGCCGGAAGATATTGCCAACGCCTGCTTTGTTTTTGTAGGCGGCCTGCTGAACAAAAGCACCGGTAATGTGCTGAATGTGGACGGGGGCGTGGCCATGGCCTTTGTACGGTAA